In Dromaius novaehollandiae isolate bDroNov1 chromosome 13, bDroNov1.hap1, whole genome shotgun sequence, the genomic window GTGGCCGTCAAGCTCCTCACCAACCTGGCCCTGGGCCGCGGTGCCTTCCTCGCCATGGACACGGTGAGTGACCCTCGGTCCCATGCCCGCAATGCCACGGGGGTGCCTGGCACAGCCTGGTGACAACTGTCCCTGTCTGGAGTGGGGGACAAGCTCCAGAGCACCATGCCATGGCCTGCTGGCAAGGAGAGAAGGGGTAGAAGGGACTTGCTCTAGGCCCCGTTGTGTCCCTCCCTGGGGGTCGTGCACGGCTCAGGGCCACCGCAGCAGGGCCCGGGTGccgcagggctgtgctgcaggaggACCCCGCCGTCCCTCAGCACCCACGTGCGCTCGTGCAGGGCTTCCTGGACAGCCGCCACGGCGACGTGGCCGTGGTGCGGCCCATGCGGGAGTACATGGCCAAGGAGATCGCCTTCTACAACCACTTCTTCGGCGTCCCCACTGTCATCACGCCTGCCCTCCGCGCCAAGGTGAGGGCGTCCCTCGGGCATCCTGGGGGCCCAGCTGGGTTCTGCGGGGTGCAGAGGTTGGGGGGCTCCGTCTGGGGCGCAGAGGGGGCTGGCGGACCCCTGGCTCTCTGCACTCCATCATACCCGAACTTTTTCCACTCGGTCCCCCAGCGCCGCGAGAAGACCAGCATCCACCGCCTGATGGAGGActtcctcctggggctgcaggcagagttCCCCTCCACCATCAGCACCGTGTACCGGTAAGGCCTGGCCCCATCCTGCACACGGGGCTGTGCACCCCCCGGGGGGGCTGGCACGGAGAGGGGAGCACCCCAGGCCGGGCTCTGCCCCAGAGACCCAGGGCCACCCGCCGCTCACCAGCCCGTCCTCCGGCTGCAGGACGGGCGAGAAGCTGAGCACGGCTCCCGCGGAGGTCGGCTCGGAGCCAGGCGCcgagccccagctctgcctgctgtgcctgtgcgccctggacACCCTCGCGGGTGAGTGGGGGCCGCGGGCGGGTGGCgtgggggcagccccgggccctgAGCTCCCGGCTGCCCTCGGGCTCCCGCAGAGGAGGACTTGGCCCTGGAGCCCACCCTGATCGCGGAGGAGGCGGCGCAGGGACCGGCCGGGGACGGCTGCTGCCACGCAGGGACGCAGGGAAGTTGCTGCCGGAGCTCACCGACGCCGGGGTAAGGTGCCGCGGACGGCGCTGACGCTGTGTGGGGCCCCGGGGTCCCGGCCGACCGCTCACTGCCGCCTCTCCACAGggctgagagcagagctgccttcctccCACTGCTCTGCTACAGCTGCCGCCTCACCTTCAAGGAACTGGTAAGGTCCCACCAGGCGCggggctgctctgctcctcccGTGGGAGCCGTGCGGGTCCCCATGGGACACGTGCCCTCCATCCCTGCCCACCAGCACGGCCCCTCTCCCTCTCGCAGGGCCACCCGGACACGCTGCCGCCCTACGTGCGCTCGGAGGCCCAGCGCAGGAGCCGCAGGTATGTGGGCACACCGGGGCGTCCTCCGCGCGCGGTGCAGCCGGCCGGGCCCTGAGGCCAGGTTTGCCCCTTCCAGGGCCGAGATGAAGCAGCAGATCCAGGAATTCCTGCTGGAGGACGATGACGACGAGGACCCCAGCGAGAGCTGATGAGCACGGCCCCGGCTTTGCCTCCTGCTGGGGACGGACCCCGGTCCCTCTGGGAGAGCCTGGCAGGGCACGGTGCCACCCCCACGGACAGCCATGGGGACATGGCCCCTGCGCCCCAGGCTGGGCTCACCAGCACACCTTGTAGGATGGTGAGGGACCAGAGCCAAGGCTTGGGGACATGCTGGGTCACCTGCTGTGACACCTgctgcccaggcagctgcttttaAACGCAATTTAAATTATTCGGTCAGCAGCAGGCGGGTCAGAGAGCCTCGTGTCCCCAGCTGTGCTCAGTCCGTGGGTACCAGGGTGGCCCTGGCCCCACCAAGCgaccccctgctcccagccccaggaGTGCGTGAACCGGGGAGGCCTCAGCTTTGTTTTATTATATATCTGTATAAATAAaccatttgaatttaaaaaaaaaagagtctacagtccagctggagctgccgggcaccgctgctggggcagccagcagcccggcccccccggcgctccGGGGCCGCGAGCCCCAGGGTGCTATTGCTTTGAGTTCAACCTGGTtgtggcgtggggctgggggggccgtggTGGGCACAGGGCCAGCTCCGGgcaccccagccccccccagcagccGGAGGGGCCCAGCAGGCCGCGGCGAGGAAGGCACGACGTGGTCTCCGCGGGGCTGGGACGTGTGCGCTGCCgtcccggcgcggggggaggcaggCCGGACAGCTCGAAAGCaatgtttaagaaaaatatcttccTTAAAAGCAAGAGTCCAGgctgccccgcgggccgggcccgcgccccgcggcggaCAGAGGGGCTGGTGTCTCCATCCCGCAGCCGTGGGGACACGTGGTGGCCCTTGGTCCCTGGCAGGCTGCGTCCCAGCTTGCCCGCGAGGCTGCTGGCTTAAGGCATTGGCGGTGATGTCCCTGGGAGGGGGACGGCGGCAaggccggggcaggggccggggcacCCGCCGGCTGCGGCAGTGGCCGGTCCCCCTTCCTCTTACTCCTTCTCCCGCGTCCACTTGATCATGGTCTCAGGCGAGCGGTAGAGGAAGATGAGCTTGGCGTacagctcctcctccagcgccaGCTCGCCCGTCTCCCGCACCAGGAAGATGTCCTGGCACAGCTTGAGGATGCGGTCCACGCAGGGCAGCTCCTCAAACATGATGGAGTGCGAGATCTCGCTGAAGAAGCCGCGCACGAACTTCCCGATCACCAGCACGATGGAGACGTACAGCCCCATGATCCTGCAACGGGCTGTGATGAGTACGCGGGCTGCCTTCGGCCTCGCCGCCCTGGCTCCGGGGCAGGCACGGTCCCCGCGGGGCAGTCCACACCCCCAGCATCCCACCCCGGCCCGCCGCTAGCCCCACGCACCCGTAGCCGGCCAGGAAGCCCAGGCTGGGCGGGCTGACTTTGTCGTTGAAGATGACCATGGGCAGGATGTTGCCGTCGCGCGGCGGGGCATCCTTCAGCCGCACCACCCACCACTCCAGGAAGCTGTCGCTGCCGCGGCCCGAGCCCACGCGCTCCCGCTTCAGCTGCACCTCCACGTCCAGGTAGCTGTCCTCGCCGTCTGCGGCACGCGCGGGGCCGTCAGGGCGCTGCCAGGCGCCCCGGGGACCATGggcacccccccccagcccagcaccctccTCCGCACCCATGCACGGAGCGGGCGATCCGGCACCCACCTGGCAGCAGCTGCTTCACGGGGTTGGCCTCCGGCCCGTTGGGCGCGCGGATGTACTTGGGGAAGAGCTTGGGCACCTGCCTGCAACGGGGAGAGCCGGTGAGGCAGGGCACGGGGACCGGTAGGACCGCAGGGTCCCGCGCCCACGGGCAGCCCCCCCGGCACGGCGTGCGGACGCGCCCAGGCGCAGGCACTCACACGGGGGTGTTGCGGGTGCCCTGCAGCAGCTCGGCCAGCTCGGCGCGCTGGGGCGCGCCGGGCTGCAGGTCGGTGGTGTGCTTGTCGAAGGTGTGCTCCACCGTGCCGCCCTTGCCCAGGTCCCTGCGGGCAGAGCGGGCGCGGAggctgagcggggccggggcgcgggagccggccgccCTGCATCCCGCGCCAGCCCCCGGCGCTACCTCTGGAAGGTCCAGGTGAGGCGCAGGGTGATGTCCGAGGAGCCGTTCTGCAGCTCCCGCCGCATCTGCTCCCGGCTCGGCGGGCTGATGCTCCACAGCGAGCCCGAGCTGCCCTCGATGCGGGCCGTGACGATGTCCTCGTAGCTGTACAGCGTGATGAACTGCATGGCCACCTGGGTGCGAGGCACGGGGCACAGCTCAGCCCCGGGCCacggcccccgcgcagccccccgggcaCGCGCGGCTCTGGAGCAAGGGTTTGGGGCTTCGTTACCGGCTGCCTCTCAAACTCGTTCGTCAGGGCTTCGTAGTCCTGGGGGGTGAAGGGCTGGATCGACTGCTGCTGGGCGCTCATGGTGAACAGCGGCTGCGGGGCACACAGACGGGTCAGCATCagcctggggggcccaggcgtccgggctcggAGCTGCAGCCCCGGTAGCCCAGCGGTGCACAGCTGCTGCCCCAGTGTCCTCACCTCGTACCCCCCCAGCTTGAGTGTGACGGTGACGTCGATGGGGTGGTTCACAACGCCCACCACGGAGCGCACCAGCGACATGAAGAGCAGCGGGAACCAGATGATGGCCACGAGGAAGAGGATGATGAGGCCCCCCATGCCGTACTTCAcaatcttcttcttcttctgcccTTTGGGCTGCGGGTATTTCTGCAGGGAGACAGCAGGCTCAGCACGGTGCCAGGCTCAGGGGACCCAGCCAGGGACACCCCAATGAGCCCGGGGCTCGCTACGGGGGTCTCCAGCTCGGCCAGGCTGGGGGACGTGTGTGCACCCCTGCCTGGCAcctgggagcaggggacaggcagAGCGATGCTGAGGTCCCACCTTCTCCGTCTCGCGGCTGCACTTGATGATGAAGATGTTGGCATAGATGTCTTCCACGCACATCCAGTTGGACAGCGACAGCGTAGTGTCGGTCCAGACCCAGTCCATAACGGCCCGCAGCTCCACCAGGAAGGGCACGAGGCGAAACCTGccagggatggggagggggggctgGTACGGCAGCGTCcaccctgccccagcagctgccctgcaccaggacagcccccgtgctcggccccgcgccgTCCCCCCGCCCTGCGCCCACCGCCCCGTACCCTTGGAAGAGGAAGAGGTTGAGGTGGTTGTATTTCTTGGTGAGGAAGTTGCCCAGGATGCGGGTAGGGTAGCCGCAGCGGATCTGGTAGGCGGACAGCGAGAAGTAGATGCACTTCACAAAGTACCACAGCTGGGCCACCGTGTTGAGGCTGAACAACCTGCAGGCACCACGGTGGGGACCTGTAACTCCTCCGGTCACCCGATCCCCCCCAGCTGGACCAGGCTGGGCCACCACGTGGGGCCGGTGGCTCCCAGCAGCACCAAGGGCTGGCAAAATGAAGGCAGCAAGCAAATGCCACGTGGCCTTGGCTCTGGGTACCCCTGGGCACCCTCAGCCCCAGCGTGGGCCACCCATGGGCCACCCCCCACCAGGCATCCCCAAAGGATGCTCGGCAGCACCGGGGTGGGGGGCACGGCAGGGCGGGTACCTTTCGGTGACGGCCGGCAGGATGAAGAACATCCAGAGGTGGATGCTGAAGACCAGGATGACCTGGAAGATGAGCTTGCCCAGCACGGTCTTGCGGAGGTAGAGCGCGCGGTCGATCACCATGGTGGTGAACTGTATGAGCAGCATGACGAGGAAGGCCTCCGGCACCTGGTCGTCTGACAGCGAGGACGTGATGTCGGCAGCCGCCGAGTGTTTCTGGAGACACAGGAGACGTCAAGACGGGGCCTGGCCTGCCCCATGCCCACCCCAGGGCTGGCTGGCAGGGTGTGTGGACACCCCACAGGAACGCCCGTGGCCCCACTCACCCCGAAGGCCCAGAAGccaaagatgatgatgatgaagtcAACCACGTCGGCCAGGAACATGAAGGCGTAGACGTCGGTGGCGGCCCGGTGCTGGGTGTGCAGGATGTCCCAGAAGAAGCCACGCACGGGCCGGTACATGTTCTGCGCCCTGGAGGGGACAGAGGGGACGGGTGTCCTGCAGGCCACGTGCCacagccccccaccccggccggcACCACGGGGCACTCACATAGTGAGGAAGAAGAGCTTGACCCGGAGCCCAAACGCCTTCAGCTTCTCCCGAGAGTGGCTCTGCTTcgcctcttcctcctcatcctcctcctcttcctcctcctccccaccatcCCCTGCAGGTGAGACACGACACAGGCATCGGCCTGGGGACAGCAGGGCCAGGGCACGTGGGACTGCATCCTGCCCGGCCCCAGTACCCCTCCACCCCGGGGGACGTGAGCCCTGGCCCTCGtcagggtgctcagcaccctccGGGCTGCAGTGGCTGAGAAGCACCGTTCACCTTCCTCCACAGCCTCCTCCTGCTTCTTGCTCCAGCGCTTCTTCTTCCTCCGGAAGCGGAGGTGACTGCCGCCAGCCCCGGTGCCCTcatcctgccccacggcaccgtCCTCCTGCTCCGGCCTCACGGCCGCTCCCggcacccccagctctgccagcgccTCCGTCCCCTCCTCGCCGGCCGCCgggggctctgcttcctcccgccgctcctcctcgtcctcgtcctccgcCCGCTGCTTCTTGGCAAAGGGGTCCTCCTCGTGGTCCCACAGCCCGTAGCACTGGGAAAGGCCGTGGGTTAGCGAGAGCCCCTCCGATGGCGACGGCGCAGCCGGGCAGTCCCCGGCGCCGGACGGGGCGCTGGGCCGCGAGCCCCCTGCCCGCAGCGGTGCCGGTGCCCCGGGGCTCACCAGCAGCAGCGAGCGGTGGAAGAAGAGCGCCAGGAGCTGGATGAGGTCGTACTTGATGTAGCGGTCGGTCTTCTCCAGGCCCAGGATGCGGGGCGGGAAGAAGGGCTTGCCCTCGTTGCGCACCAGCATGGCGTAGCTGTTCCAGGGGAAGAACCCGAACTGGAAGAGGTATttcaccaccaccatcacctgCGGGGAGGCGGGGGTCAgcggggggcagctggggccCGGCGGCCCCCTGCCCGGCCGCTCCGGCGGCACGGCCCGTGCCCACCTCGGTGAAGATGATAGCGGTCATCCAGAAGCGCTTGCTGGGCCGGGGGACGGAGAGCATGGCCCAGAGGAAGACGAGGATGGGCAGGAAGAGGGAGATGACGGAGGCGGTCACCATGTTGTTGAGGATGATGATGAAGTAGCAGAGCAGCTCGGAGTGGGCGGCCACGCAGTGGTaggcggccagcagcagcttgaGGAAGCGGTTGTGGGACCGGTAAAACTGATCCGACTCTTCCAGCGTGGCGAAGTAGAGCCGCCTGCGGGACACGCGGGGGCTGAGCCCGAGCGGGCTGCACCGCGGCCACCCCGGGGTGCCACCGTCCCGGGTGCCTCGCACCGGCCCCCCATCCCAGCGCCGGTACCTGTTCAGGAGCAGCTCGCTGGCGGTGCGGGTCCGGTTCTGGGGAAGGGCCAGGAGCTCCCGCGAGCCGGCCACGTCCTCCCGCGAGCCCAGGGCCGGCAcctgctcctggctgccgccgcgctgcgccgggtAGCCCCCGGGGACAGCCTCGGGGCGCTCAGCCCTTTGGCCCAGGTCGGCTCCTTCGCTCCCGCTGGGGACGGCAAGGGGACGGGGTCAGCCGCTCCCCCGGCAGGCAGTGGGCACCGTGCCCGGGCGATGCCGgaggacacggggacagggaggGATGCACAGGGCCCCGCCGCCCAGCCGAGCCCCTCGGGGCCATCTATGCACCTGCCTTGAAGCGATGCCGTTTTGGGGGTCGGTGGCCCCGGCCGCCCGCTGGCTCAGCTCCTTGGTGCCATCGTCCGGCGGCACCAGGTACAGCTCGTCCAGGACGCCGCGGTGCACGTCCTCTCCCTGCAGCGGGCACAGCGTCAGTGCCACCACGCCGTGCCCCACGCCGTGCCATGCCCCGCGCCGTGCCCCACGCTCACCTTGGCCAGCCGCTGGGTGAGGACGTATCTCTCGACCCGCAGCACCGTGGACATGTCCGTGTGCTCCTTGGTGAAGGCGTCGAGCCACTGCGTGAGGCCGTCCACCATGGCCTGGCACAGCACCCACAGGAAGCGCAGGGTGTTCAGCACCCGCTGCACCACGTTCCCCCGCTCTGCGACGGCGAGGAGAGAGGGCGGCGCTTCACACCAgctcggcccccccccgggggccctgGCAGCCCCCCGTGCCGGAGCCGTGGGGGTCCTGCCTGCCACCTACCtgattcttcctcctcctcttcctcctggccTTCAGCCTCTGCAGGCGCCTCAGGCTCTGATGCCCTCCGCCCTCTGCCATCCCCTGCAAGGAAGGTGGGTCACGTCCCCCCAGCCCAGCCACTGCCCCAGGGAAGGGGGTGCACACACACTCGCCTCTGCCCCCGACACTGTCACGACAGCTCCCCAACctgctggcacagctctgtgccCGTCACTGAGTGTGTAAACGCATCCGTCTTAAAAGCCAGAGCAGGCGCCAAAGGAGAGCTTGTGCTCAGCCCTATTATAGACATCAGAGAGTCCCCTCACGCAGGAAACCTCGCTGAGACGATGCTCTCCTTACGGGGTCCCAACAGATCAGCGGCCACCGTGCCAGGCGGGGTCCCCTCCTCGCACCCCAGCCCCATTTTGGAGCCAGGTGAAACGGGGCCGGGGCAGCAGTGCTCCCACCTGCAGCGAGCTCGGAGTCcggctgctccagctgctgctgctcctgctgcctcagcGCCGTCTTGGTGTTGGTCATCCAGGCTTGGTAGGCCAGCTGCGCCGGGAGAGACGGGGCCGTGAGCGCCCAGCGGGCACCGCCAGGTCCCCCCTGgtcccccgctgccgccggggccgcgctcacCTGGAAAGCACTCTGCTtgcccggccgcggctcctccGGCAcggcctcctcctcttcctcgctgtCCGACTCGAAGAGGAAGTATTCACCCGAATGCAGCACTGCAGGGCGGTACGGGGTGTCACGGCACGGCACGGGGTGCCACGGCATGGCCGGTCCCCGGGCAGACCCCGCTGCCGTCTCCCCGGGTCTCTGCCTGACCGCGGTGCCGAgggcacccacgggtgtcccCGCCTGAGACAGCAGGGCTGAGGACTCAAATCGGATGTCCCCAAAGAGGAGTCCCTCTGGCGCTGGCATCCAGAGAGGCTCCGGTACGTGGCTCTCTGCAGCCGGCCGGGAAGCACCGGTAGCCCTGGCCGCGGCCTGGCCCCCCCAAGTCATCGCCCTGTTAGTGCCCGAAAGCAGGAAAAGCCCCAGTTAACATCCTGCAGCCGAGAGAGGGGATGGGGGACATGCGGGGGCCACCTTCCCGAAAGCACCGTCACCGCCGCTCCGTGCAGCCCCCGCGGGTGTTAGCGGCCCCGGCGGAGGGACCTTGCCGAGGGGCTGTGCCCCGGTTAGTGCCCCGTGCCGGGGCAGTACCTGCGGCGTGGTCTAGCCATGGCCGCCACCACCGCTCCCTCTGCCGGGAAGGGTCCGCCTGACCGCCGGGCTCTGTGGAACGGCACACGGGGGCTGAGCACTGCCGCGCTCGTTGCATctccccccggggggggcaaCCAGAGAGGGAAGGGGCGGTTCACCGCAATGCTCCGCAAGACGGTGCGGGGGCTCCTCGCCGGTCCCCAGCCACCGAGGACGTGGGACGAGGAAAGGGGCACTGGTGACAGGTCGGGGCCACCCCACCGTGCCCCGAGAGGGGACGGGAGAGGCTGGACGTGCCGGGacgcccggggctgcccccggctCTCACCTGGCCTGGCCTCATCCTGGCCCTCGCCAGCGCCGCCGGGCAGCCGCTCCTGGTGGTACTTCTCCTGCTTGGCCCGGATCCGCTCCATCCTGCAAGGCACGGGCTGCTCCGGAGCTGCTCCCGACGGTCACCGCGCCGCGTCCCCACACCTCCCCGGGGGACGTCCCAGGGCACGGGGGAGTCCCAGTGCGCCAGTGGCTAAGGGGGGCCCCGGgaaagcggggggggggcccaggcgtcccccccaaAAACTGACTCACTGCCGTTTGAGCTGGGCCAGCGACTTCTTCTCGGCTTGCCGGTGCGAGCGCATGCTCTTCAGGGTGCTGGCCTTGAACAGCGCGACGCCCCTGCGGAGACGGCGCCGGGGGTGAGGGAGGGCACGGCAGCCCCGTCACCCCCCATTGCGGGGCCCCGGCACCCCCCGACCCACCTGGAGGCCTGCAGCGCCGAGGCCTGGAGGTCCAGCATGACGTGCAGGTAGTAGTGGCTGAGGAAGACACGGCGCTGgagcaagaggaagaagaagcagATGCTGTCCCAGATGATGCCGGCCTCCTCCACGGGCAGGGAGCAGTCCTGGTCCTTGCCCATCTCCTTGGCTGGCAGGGGAAGAGGGGGGCAGGTCAGGCAGCGCTGACCCCCAACCTGCCCCGTGCCTGGGGCCGAGGCGGCAGCGAGGGCGGGGGGATGCCCCGGGGCCCCCTGCCCGGGCACTCACGGTCGTAGTAGCCCTTGACGGTGCACACCAGGCTGAAGAGCTGGATCACCCAGCAGAAGTTGCTCTGCATTTGCTGCACGAAGACGCAGGAGAGGAGCTgccgggggagaggggggcagAGCGCGGGCTCAGGCGGCTGCCGGACCCCCGAGCCGCGCCAGCAGCCATTGCCGGCGGTGGCTCGGGGGGCTCCCGGCTTTGCCAGGATGCAAACCGGGGGCAGGAGCAGCGTGCCGGGGCAGCCACGCGGCACCTCCGCGGGGCAGGAGGGTGACGGGCTCTGGGGGCACCG contains:
- the PIEZO1 gene encoding piezo-type mechanosensitive ion channel component 1 isoform X2; amino-acid sequence: MERRGLCAGLYWLLLPLALLAACLFRFNALSLVYLLYLLLLPWFPGPAERSARGHAGRLLRAILGTSIIFLVAQFVFQICLYTLPVLGQLLGPSCSTWEILARHVGVTRLDLNDVLNSARLVAPDVGILLASSLCLCLCRRLVPKASAAARARRPESLEPLEQGGEEAEEDVEQYGSAADAETPLSAKLRVTAHWLLQAAGTGLAILLLALAGITLPSASSSVYYLLFVGLCTWWACHLPSSRAAFDTLCGLVGAYAGAHLLCLYVYQTPFIQGVFPPHTIWARVFGFKDIILYSNCSQPNALVLNTGHPWPVYANPGILLLLYYTVATLLKLRRRDAGERRARSPERSRHRELVELESWPKDGDGLAADTKPMLSPGAQKPGSGPENCTVHVMGTAPQPGKKRHSERLPLHRLGHVIMDQSYVCALIAMMVWSITYHSWLTFVLLLWACLIWIVRSRHHFAMLCSPFVLLYGITLCSLQYVWGMDLAPELPTRVGFMSLEQLGLVRPKYPCLDLGAKLLLTLTFWLLVRQFVKEKLLTRKCPSTPLLEVTVSDTEPSRQQDVLKALGALVRDFYAKYWICVCAGMFIVVSFAGRLVVYKIVYMFLFLLCLTLFQVYYSLWRKVLKGFWWLVVAYTMLVLIAVYTFQFEDFPMYWRNLTGLTNEQLGDLGLEQFSVSELFSSTLIPGFFLLACILQLHYFHRPFMRITDLEHIPAAEPQPCHIPRPEELHGSRLLRDAAAAESAGAEDDDSDTISQAPTKWGLVLERLIVLGWTFSDRLTRTQVFLRRLLELHILKLVALYTVWVALQEVSLMNFLLVLLWAFAMPYCRFRHMASCLSTIWTCIIIVCKMLYQLKIVNPSEYSSNCTQPQHNATNLSPEELGNSTLYRGPVDPANWFGIRKGFPSLGYIQNHLLVLLLLVLEAVVYRRQEYYRKQFQLLAPVTETVFEDVSREHLDRGLVSCAKYFLNYFYYKFGLEICFLMTVNVIGQRMNFMVILHGCWLVVILTRRRRAAIARLWPKYCLFLVVFLLYQYLLCVGMPPALCMDYPWRWSRSLPINSALIKWLYLPDFYMAPKSTNLINDFVLLLCAAQQWRVFVAERTDEWLRAAGENADRLDPARDPHNPTPDFIHCRSYLDMVKVVVFRYLFWFVLVVVFITGATRISLFGLGYLLACFYLLLFGTAMLRKPARARLVLWDCLILYNITVIISKNMLSLLSCVFVQQMQSNFCWVIQLFSLVCTVKGYYDPKEMGKDQDCSLPVEEAGIIWDSICFFFLLLQRRVFLSHYYLHVMLDLQASALQASRGVALFKASTLKSMRSHRQAEKKSLAQLKRQMERIRAKQEKYHQERLPGGAGEGQDEARPEPGGQADPSRQRERWWRPWLDHAAVLHSGEYFLFESDSEEEEEAVPEEPRPGKQSAFQLAYQAWMTNTKTALRQQEQQQLEQPDSELAAGDGRGRRASEPEAPAEAEGQEEEEEEESERGNVVQRVLNTLRFLWVLCQAMVDGLTQWLDAFTKEHTDMSTVLRVERYVLTQRLAKGEDVHRGVLDELYLVPPDDGTKELSQRAAGATDPQNGIASSGSEGADLGQRAERPEAVPGGYPAQRGGSQEQVPALGSREDVAGSRELLALPQNRTRTASELLLNRRLYFATLEESDQFYRSHNRFLKLLLAAYHCVAAHSELLCYFIIILNNMVTASVISLFLPILVFLWAMLSVPRPSKRFWMTAIIFTEVMVVVKYLFQFGFFPWNSYAMLVRNEGKPFFPPRILGLEKTDRYIKYDLIQLLALFFHRSLLLCYGLWDHEEDPFAKKQRAEDEDEEERREEAEPPAAGEEGTEALAELGVPGAAVRPEQEDGAVGQDEGTGAGGSHLRFRRKKKRWSKKQEEAVEEGDGGEEEEEEEDEEEEAKQSHSREKLKAFGLRVKLFFLTMAQNMYRPVRGFFWDILHTQHRAATDVYAFMFLADVVDFIIIIFGFWAFGKHSAAADITSSLSDDQVPEAFLVMLLIQFTTMVIDRALYLRKTVLGKLIFQVILVFSIHLWMFFILPAVTERLFSLNTVAQLWYFVKCIYFSLSAYQIRCGYPTRILGNFLTKKYNHLNLFLFQGFRLVPFLVELRAVMDWVWTDTTLSLSNWMCVEDIYANIFIIKCSRETEKKYPQPKGQKKKKIVKYGMGGLIILFLVAIIWFPLLFMSLVRSVVGVVNHPIDVTVTLKLGGYEPLFTMSAQQQSIQPFTPQDYEALTNEFERQPVAMQFITLYSYEDIVTARIEGSSGSLWSISPPSREQMRRELQNGSSDITLRLTWTFQRDLGKGGTVEHTFDKHTTDLQPGAPQRAELAELLQGTRNTPVQVPKLFPKYIRAPNGPEANPVKQLLPDGEDSYLDVEVQLKRERVGSGRGSDSFLEWWVVRLKDAPPRDGNILPMVIFNDKVSPPSLGFLAGYGIMGLYVSIVLVIGKFVRGFFSEISHSIMFEELPCVDRILKLCQDIFLVRETGELALEEELYAKLIFLYRSPETMIKWTREKE
- the PIEZO1 gene encoding piezo-type mechanosensitive ion channel component 1 isoform X1 — protein: MERRGLCAGLYWLLLPLALLAACLFRFNALSLVYLLYLLLLPWFPGPAERSARGHAGRLLRAILGTSIIFLVAQFVFQICLYTLPVLGQLLGPSCSTWEILARHVGVTRLDLNDVLNSARLVAPDVGILLASSLCLCLCRRLVPKASAAARARRPESLEPLEQGGGLGPRCRRARPSRGPLAWQGGEEAEEDVEQYGSAADAETPLSAKLRVTAHWLLQAAGTGLAILLLALAGITLPSASSSVYYLLFVGLCTWWACHLPSSRAAFDTLCGLVGAYAGAHLLCLYVYQTPFIQGVFPPHTIWARVFGFKDIILYSNCSQPNALVLNTGHPWPVYANPGILLLLYYTVATLLKLRRRDAGERRARSPERSRHRELVELESWPKDGDGLAADTKPMLSPGAQKPGSGPENCTVHVMGTAPQPGKKRHSERLPLHRLGHVIMDQSYVCALIAMMVWSITYHSWLTFVLLLWACLIWIVRSRHHFAMLCSPFVLLYGITLCSLQYVWGMDLAPELPTRVGFMSLEQLGLVRPKYPCLDLGAKLLLTLTFWLLVRQFVKEKLLTRKCPSTPLLEVTVSDTEPSRQQDVLKALGALVRDFYAKYWICVCAGMFIVVSFAGRLVVYKIVYMFLFLLCLTLFQVYYSLWRKVLKGFWWLVVAYTMLVLIAVYTFQFEDFPMYWRNLTGLTNEQLGDLGLEQFSVSELFSSTLIPGFFLLACILQLHYFHRPFMRITDLEHIPAAEPQPCHIPRPEELHGSRLLRDAAAAESAGAEDDDSDTISQAPTKWGLVLERLIVLGWTFSDRLTRTQVFLRRLLELHILKLVALYTVWVALQEVSLMNFLLVLLWAFAMPYCRFRHMASCLSTIWTCIIIVCKMLYQLKIVNPSEYSSNCTQPQHNATNLSPEELGNSTLYRGPVDPANWFGIRKGFPSLGYIQNHLLVLLLLVLEAVVYRRQEYYRKQFQLLAPVTETVFEDVSREHLDRGLVSCAKYFLNYFYYKFGLEICFLMTVNVIGQRMNFMVILHGCWLVVILTRRRRAAIARLWPKYCLFLVVFLLYQYLLCVGMPPALCMDYPWRWSRSLPINSALIKWLYLPDFYMAPKSTNLINDFVLLLCAAQQWRVFVAERTDEWLRAAGENADRLDPARDPHNPTPDFIHCRSYLDMVKVVVFRYLFWFVLVVVFITGATRISLFGLGYLLACFYLLLFGTAMLRKPARARLVLWDCLILYNITVIISKNMLSLLSCVFVQQMQSNFCWVIQLFSLVCTVKGYYDPKEMGKDQDCSLPVEEAGIIWDSICFFFLLLQRRVFLSHYYLHVMLDLQASALQASRGVALFKASTLKSMRSHRQAEKKSLAQLKRQMERIRAKQEKYHQERLPGGAGEGQDEARPEPGGQADPSRQRERWWRPWLDHAAVLHSGEYFLFESDSEEEEEAVPEEPRPGKQSAFQLAYQAWMTNTKTALRQQEQQQLEQPDSELAAGDGRGRRASEPEAPAEAEGQEEEEEEESERGNVVQRVLNTLRFLWVLCQAMVDGLTQWLDAFTKEHTDMSTVLRVERYVLTQRLAKGEDVHRGVLDELYLVPPDDGTKELSQRAAGATDPQNGIASSGSEGADLGQRAERPEAVPGGYPAQRGGSQEQVPALGSREDVAGSRELLALPQNRTRTASELLLNRRLYFATLEESDQFYRSHNRFLKLLLAAYHCVAAHSELLCYFIIILNNMVTASVISLFLPILVFLWAMLSVPRPSKRFWMTAIIFTEVMVVVKYLFQFGFFPWNSYAMLVRNEGKPFFPPRILGLEKTDRYIKYDLIQLLALFFHRSLLLCYGLWDHEEDPFAKKQRAEDEDEEERREEAEPPAAGEEGTEALAELGVPGAAVRPEQEDGAVGQDEGTGAGGSHLRFRRKKKRWSKKQEEAVEEGDGGEEEEEEEDEEEEAKQSHSREKLKAFGLRVKLFFLTMAQNMYRPVRGFFWDILHTQHRAATDVYAFMFLADVVDFIIIIFGFWAFGKHSAAADITSSLSDDQVPEAFLVMLLIQFTTMVIDRALYLRKTVLGKLIFQVILVFSIHLWMFFILPAVTERLFSLNTVAQLWYFVKCIYFSLSAYQIRCGYPTRILGNFLTKKYNHLNLFLFQGFRLVPFLVELRAVMDWVWTDTTLSLSNWMCVEDIYANIFIIKCSRETEKKYPQPKGQKKKKIVKYGMGGLIILFLVAIIWFPLLFMSLVRSVVGVVNHPIDVTVTLKLGGYEPLFTMSAQQQSIQPFTPQDYEALTNEFERQPVAMQFITLYSYEDIVTARIEGSSGSLWSISPPSREQMRRELQNGSSDITLRLTWTFQRDLGKGGTVEHTFDKHTTDLQPGAPQRAELAELLQGTRNTPVQVPKLFPKYIRAPNGPEANPVKQLLPDGEDSYLDVEVQLKRERVGSGRGSDSFLEWWVVRLKDAPPRDGNILPMVIFNDKVSPPSLGFLAGYGIMGLYVSIVLVIGKFVRGFFSEISHSIMFEELPCVDRILKLCQDIFLVRETGELALEEELYAKLIFLYRSPETMIKWTREKE